From Bacillota bacterium, one genomic window encodes:
- a CDS encoding D-alanyl-D-alanine carboxypeptidase, producing the protein MTFSRNPWRRRHLMLALDGVAAAFVMAAAALITSLSAQAAVPPVLKARSAVLTSAETGQILYEKEADLRVAPASITKVMTMLLAMEAVDSKKVSLDDMITTSTEASQIGGSQIWLAEGEQMRLGDMMKAIAIVSANDAAYAVSEFIAGSAEDFVDRMNEKARDLGMSGTHFQNPDGLPAPDHYTTARDIATMSRELVTKHPKVLEWTSTWTDSLERKGVRVRQEESFLRNTNELILRYPGADGLKTGMTDEAGYCLAGTAKRDDVRLISVVMGLPTNQDRIEDTIKLLNYGFREFDRVAVAKRGEVVGEVRVPNGRREDVPAAVSTNFVVFVDKGKKDFVETAIVSLERRAPIRQGEKLGAIVASLEGREIARVDVVAAEDVPRANIFTVIVRAIRDFFRNVFRLGK; encoded by the coding sequence ATGACGTTTTCAAGGAACCCATGGCGGAGAAGACATCTAATGCTTGCTCTTGACGGTGTAGCAGCGGCGTTCGTTATGGCTGCGGCTGCGCTGATCACGTCGCTTTCGGCACAAGCAGCTGTGCCACCCGTGCTCAAGGCGCGCTCGGCTGTACTGACCAGCGCGGAGACGGGCCAGATCCTCTACGAGAAAGAGGCCGATCTTCGTGTGGCGCCCGCGAGCATAACCAAGGTAATGACGATGCTTCTCGCCATGGAGGCCGTGGATTCCAAGAAAGTCAGCCTGGATGACATGATAACCACCAGCACCGAAGCAAGTCAGATAGGGGGATCCCAGATTTGGCTGGCTGAAGGAGAGCAGATGAGGCTCGGCGATATGATGAAAGCCATCGCGATCGTCTCCGCCAACGACGCGGCATATGCGGTCTCGGAGTTCATAGCTGGTAGCGCCGAGGACTTCGTGGACCGAATGAATGAGAAAGCCAGGGACCTGGGGATGAGTGGCACACACTTCCAGAACCCCGACGGCTTGCCGGCTCCAGACCATTACACCACAGCCCGGGACATCGCCACGATGTCCCGCGAACTGGTTACGAAACACCCAAAGGTGCTTGAGTGGACGAGCACCTGGACCGACAGCCTCGAGCGCAAGGGCGTGAGGGTCAGGCAGGAGGAGTCCTTCCTAAGGAATACCAACGAGCTCATACTGCGGTATCCGGGAGCGGACGGGCTGAAAACGGGGATGACCGATGAGGCGGGTTACTGCTTGGCGGGCACCGCAAAGCGAGATGACGTGAGGCTCATCTCGGTGGTCATGGGGCTTCCAACCAATCAGGACCGTATCGAGGACACGATAAAGCTCCTGAACTACGGTTTCCGCGAATTCGACCGCGTGGCCGTGGCGAAGAGAGGCGAAGTGGTGGGCGAGGTGAGGGTGCCCAACGGGCGGCGCGAGGACGTTCCCGCCGCGGTGAGCACGAACTTCGTGGTCTTCGTGGACAAGGGCAAGAAGGACTTCGTGGAGACGGCAATAGTGTCTCTGGAGCGCCGCGCCCCAATTCGGCAGGGGGAGAAGCTGGGCGCGATAGTGGCGTCACTGGAAGGTCGCGAGATCGCAAGGGTGGACGTCGTCGCCGCGGAAGACGTGCCTAGGGCGAACATCTTCACGGTTATAGTCCGTGCGATCCGCGACTTCTTCAGGAACGTGTTCCGGTTGGGTAAGTAG
- a CDS encoding RDD family protein — MSHPKADLGKRFLAALIDGVISGVLSMVIPVLGGLLGAAYTLTKDALVFQLTKDTQWKNKSIGKKLMGLQVANLAGGDVDVSMSVKRNVTLAVGPLFAALPPLGFLLAPLIGGILGFIEVVLVLTDADGRRLGDRWANTQVVLAPESTPSSVSKA; from the coding sequence ATGAGTCACCCAAAGGCTGACCTTGGTAAACGGTTCCTCGCTGCCCTCATCGACGGGGTCATCTCTGGTGTTCTTTCGATGGTCATCCCGGTTCTAGGCGGTCTGCTTGGAGCTGCGTACACTCTCACGAAGGACGCTCTCGTGTTTCAGCTGACGAAGGACACTCAATGGAAGAACAAGAGCATCGGGAAGAAGCTCATGGGCCTGCAAGTGGCGAACCTCGCCGGCGGGGATGTGGACGTGAGCATGTCGGTGAAACGCAACGTCACGCTGGCAGTCGGCCCGCTCTTTGCCGCCCTGCCCCCTCTCGGATTTCTCTTGGCACCGCTCATCGGAGGCATCTTGGGTTTCATAGAGGTTGTGCTCGTCCTTACAGACGCCGATGGGCGTCGACTTGGAGACAGGTGGGCGAACACTCAGGTGGTCCTGGCTCCGGAATCCACACCGTCCAGCGTTTCGAAAGCATGA